The region TCATGTATATTCCGCATATCGCAGAAGGAAAATATGACACTAAAAGAAAGTTAAGCTAGAGGAGCAGAGTGATGTTGGGATCCCACTATAGAGTTACAATACATGTCACTCTGTCCAAGCTTCAAGTCGGTCCAAGATAATTGCACAAGGAACAGGTGGGAAATGCCTTTGGAATTGTACAATGTCCTCATAGACGAGCTACATACGAGTTGGCCTGCGTCACATATCTCACCCACCTGTATGGATTGTATGTTTTGGATTTCTTCGCTATCTGAAGATATCTGACCTGCAGAGGCGAAGGGAACAGTTCAGTCGTGTTTAGGAAGCATAAAAGCTACATGGAGCAACTAGCTGTTCAAACACACCTAATAACAGAACAGCTAAATCATACTACCtacttgtcgctcaaacggatgtatctagcacaaaGATCGCATACTTGGCAGCAGATGGTCTTACCTGCAACTTTGAAGCATTGTACATAGGTATAGTGAAATTCATGTTTACTGGCCCGGCTTCCTTTGTGAGGTTTCCTGCATTCCAGAAAGATGCGTGTCACAAAAAATGCAGTATAGCAGGCAAGCCACTCAGAGCATAGACAAGGCATGCCAAAGACAAATGCATACCATGTGACTCCTGGGAAAATGTGAGTTTTGCACGAAGGGTATGCTCAGAACCGCCAACAATCTGCCAAAAGTTAAAATTGTTCAGCAAAGCACAGCAAATTGGCTAACGAATTCAGGTTTGCATTGCATGTAATCATCTTCAAATAGGGCGTGCATATAATAGAGCTCAAACAAGATCAAAGAAAAGATTAAATCCTTTTTGGAACTTGCCTTCTTTAGATTCCACTCCAGTCTCCTAGTTCCTTCTTTAAAATCCGTTGTCTGTCCAACTGCTCCAGCTTCCAGTTCAAAACTTGCCCTACAAAGTAATCCATAACGCATCAGAAGAAGATAATGTTTCGCTTTGTATCAACTAAAAAGAACAAAATAAATCTGCAACTGACCTCATTGTGTAAGAGGGCACTGGCATTTGTACTGTGATTGTGTTGGCAGTCACATTCGCAGGAAAGTCTGCCCGTATTTTCAATAGAACTTCAGCCTGTGTAACATAAATCAAGATCTTGAATGGAGATACACCAATGTAGAAATATTAATTTATCAGCCTCAAAAACACAAAATACCTTACCCGAGATGGACCAGCTTCTTCAATTAGTGCGGTGACACGGAAGGGCGGCTTAAATTCTTGAGTCATCCGGTAGTTCATCACTGGAAATTCTCCATCAGGTGGTATCTGCTCATTGGTAAATATGATTGTAAAATTTTGCTGCTGTGCTTATTtggagaaaaaaaaggaagaaattcATATCAGTAGTACTTACTAAATGCAGAGTTCTGTCAATGTCAAAACTGTCAAGCTGCACTGACTCATGGAAGTTACAATCATCAAGAACAACTGATCCTCCTCCAGAAGAACTTCTGTAATCTGGTATCAAGCATTTGTAGTATTGTTAATCCATAAGatgtaagaaaataaaatgatggtAAGCAGATCAAATTTACATGATAGCAACAGCACATCAAACTCACTTTGTTCAAGTGGTAAAAAGTTTtttggtgaagaactgaagatagGAATTGTACGATAAGACAAAATGCAAATAGAAGGACTCCACTGACATTAATGGTTGAATGTACCCATTGAATAACCCATCAAGCAAAAAATGTAACACGTTTTCAACACTATGAGCACAAAATCAAAGAACAGTGAAGAAACATAAAATTCAGGTCATGTTTATAGATATCCGGAAGTCCACAAAAATAGTAGTACACCATTTTCCTAAGTTGGGTAATAAAGGAAGAAAAGTTAACAGACATACCATGTGTAGAAGAGCTATTCTTTCCAATGCCTAAATCCTCATTCAGAGCTAGGCGGATTTCTGGATTTCCACTAAGGTAACTTTTCATTTGGATGGTTCCATCAATCTCAGAGGTAAGTATATAACCCTGTATAATGAAATTTCAGATAGAAGGTAGTAAGTACATGGAAGTACTAGTGTTGCATTAGAACAAAGCATGTATTCATCCTAGTTATATGACACAAGACAAACAAAAGGAACTGCCATTTAACTACTCAGGAGTAGGTTGATAATATGTGGTGCCTCACAAAGTGCAAATATCCCATTCGAGCTATTCAGAACCAAAAGGTAATATGGTCCCTATCCCATTGATTTGGAATTTTACAGTAAGGGGCAACAACATAGCATCTTATGCATGTCCAATTTTAAGTTGTAAACGCGGAGATACTAGTGGGATAAGAAACTGAATAATAAAGGAGCAAATTTTGACAGTAAGGCAAATCAACTAACTACGTGCAGCAAGTTGAACTACTTAGTAATCACTATTAATACTACAGAACAGCAACATGTTTGAGATTTCAGGTcaggaagaagaaaaggaaaaacagcAACAAGGCATGTGTATATCAGAACTTACACTAGAGCTGAATGTCACACTTATTTTCTCAATGATATCAACAAAAATTTCCTCCCTCTTTTTCCCACCTGGCTCATTAGCAACAACTGATTTTGTCACAGCTGTACCCGGCATCCGCTTTGTGCCTTGCTGCATTAGACAATTTGTCAAATGAAACTATGAGATTAACAGAGTAAAATGGTGAGCAGCACACTGCTTGGTCAAGTGAGACCCTAAAGCCATGTTTTCTTGGGATAATAGGGAGAGGTTTTACCATGAACATAGCAGCAGGACCAAGTGGTGGCAACCGTCCAGCATCAACCATGATTGGCTCATTAAATATGTACGACTTCAGAGCCTCGGTAGAAGTTGTTTGTGGGTATCCGAAGTCCTAATTACACAATTCAACACATAAATAATGACATAGTTCTACCAGAAGATGATAACATTGTGTTTTGTCCTAAACAGATGAATCACACTAGCCACTTCAAAACCACACCAACTGCTTGATAAACACACATTAAAATTTGCTAGTGGACCAAAAACATGGTCAGAACAGGTTGCGGTTAATATTGTATGAAGAAAGGTAGTGTGGACTGCGGGGTACTTACGATAACTTCATCAAGCAACTCGTACACTAAAATGAAATTCTTCCTCAGGGAATCTTCATTTAGAACACCGAGATAGTCTTTGGTAACACGTGCGATCCTTTGCAGAAGTTCCAAGAGAAGCGACGGCGAGATATTGACCATTGTGGTTACCACAAAAAATAATCCCGCGACTTTGACATGGACATAATTAACCCCATCGATATTCTGTCATTTACAAAACGTAGAAAATGCCACATATCAGATCAAGTGGCAAAGAAATGGGTGAATCGACAGACAGAGGAATGCAATCATTGTTGTCTCTTCCATACACATATGTAACACTCACTCCTTCACTTTATCAAGCAGATCCTCCAAGGCAAGCTTCATGCGCATTTGATATGGAACTAACAATGCATCATGTTATAAACCTTCTCACTACCAAAAGAACCATAATGGAGAACATGCACTAAAAGCTTCCTTCCTGATGAGCTTAGTCCCCACTTCCCAGACCTCCTACACAGTTGAAGAGTTGCTGGAGGAGGGACTAATCATTTTATTTTCTCAGTCCATCTAAAGCATTTGCCTTAGGAACTACTTACACAGGAATGCAGATGCACCCTATGCACCTAACCAAATGCTCAATTATCGTGAAAGGAATTAACATATTGGACGCACAATGATTCCAAACAGAACCAGCGATCTGTAAGCTCACGTTCTATCTGGAAGTCGGTGATGCTATTAAGCTTCTCAACACATATTCGACAACCCATAATAAACATAGCTAATCAGCCTATCACTTCAACGTAACACCACAACTCAGCACCCAAAAACCTCGAAATTAGGATGGTTTATCAGATTGCCCAGTATGAATAACAAGAGGCAAGCAGGGAGAGGGGAGCAGATGCATACGAACACTGGAGGCGCCTCCTCGGCCTCGTCCTCGTTCCAGAA is a window of Triticum dicoccoides isolate Atlit2015 ecotype Zavitan chromosome 2B, WEW_v2.0, whole genome shotgun sequence DNA encoding:
- the LOC119362948 gene encoding AP-4 complex subunit mu-like, whose amino-acid sequence is MISQFFVLSQRGDHIVFRDYRGEVPKGSAEIFFRKVKFWNEDEAEEAPPVFNIDGVNYVHVKVAGLFFVVTTMVNISPSLLLELLQRIARVTKDYLGVLNEDSLRKNFILVYELLDEVIDFGYPQTTSTEALKSYIFNEPIMVDAGRLPPLGPAAMFMQGTKRMPGTAVTKSVVANEPGGKKREEIFVDIIEKISVTFSSSGYILTSEIDGTIQMKSYLSGNPEIRLALNEDLGIGKNSSSTHDYRSSSGGGSVVLDDCNFHESVQLDSFDIDRTLHLIPPDGEFPVMNYRMTQEFKPPFRVTALIEEAGPSRAEVLLKIRADFPANVTANTITVQMPVPSYTMRASFELEAGAVGQTTDFKEGTRRLEWNLKKIVGGSEHTLRAKLTFSQESHGNLTKEAGPVNMNFTIPMYNASKLQVRYLQIAKKSKTYNPYRWVRYVTQANSYVARL